From one Deinococcus aquiradiocola genomic stretch:
- a CDS encoding DUF6896 domain-containing protein, with product MSFPPDLVAFRALVDHYHALVREVVGRIEAQYGISHIEDVWDDRLPWAGELPGLSFHHHGLGFTATLNNYTVKWDWWADRNMDHFDPWALAQLAEGHEAEFGIWHEPEVLRAYVLHLEQTGIVEQVNVGGAYRFTDTP from the coding sequence ATGTCGTTCCCTCCCGACCTGGTGGCGTTTCGTGCGCTCGTCGATCACTATCACGCGCTGGTTCGGGAGGTGGTGGGCCGCATCGAAGCTCAATACGGTATTTCGCACATCGAGGATGTCTGGGACGACCGTTTACCCTGGGCAGGAGAACTGCCAGGGCTGTCCTTCCACCACCACGGCCTGGGTTTCACGGCCACCCTGAATAACTACACGGTGAAGTGGGACTGGTGGGCTGACCGCAACATGGACCACTTCGATCCCTGGGCCCTTGCTCAGCTTGCGGAGGGCCATGAAGCCGAGTTCGGGATCTGGCACGAACCTGAGGTGCTGCGCGCCTACGTCCTCCATCTGGAGCAGACGGGCATCGTGGAGCAGGTGAACGTGGGCGGCGCTTACCGGTTCACCGACACCCCCTGA
- a CDS encoding phosphotransferase enzyme family protein → MTGTRSEEDLPGLRPPPPLPVAFSILDPAALAAHLQEQYALQGPVSCELLSGGVNDTYLVRTAGEPVVFRLYRLGWRTETDVAWETALLAHLQAQGAEVSVALPDRTGRHQHWVSTPEGPRPGALFTFAAGRSPWWREGSHGHRFGASVATLHDAMETFDTPIKRFRLNLEHLIDTPLATVLPLLKDRPEDATYLAALGARTRARLAELASQGLSEGICHGDLHGGNVHVDDGMWTHFDFDCGGVGWRSYDIAVFWWSMSTGKQPANVWDDFLDGYGQDRLTPADRSALPWFVVARTLWLLGLHVGLRHRIGSVFLSGESYWHEVLTFLRTWETEQL, encoded by the coding sequence ATGACAGGCACCCGTTCTGAAGAGGATCTTCCCGGCCTCCGTCCCCCGCCTCCCCTGCCGGTCGCCTTCTCCATTCTCGACCCCGCAGCGTTGGCCGCTCACCTTCAGGAGCAGTACGCCCTGCAGGGCCCTGTGTCCTGCGAACTGCTCTCCGGTGGCGTGAACGATACCTACCTCGTTCGCACGGCCGGCGAACCGGTCGTGTTTCGCCTGTACCGACTGGGCTGGCGAACGGAAACGGACGTCGCCTGGGAGACCGCGTTGCTGGCCCACCTCCAGGCGCAGGGCGCGGAGGTGAGTGTGGCCCTGCCGGACCGGACCGGCCGTCATCAGCACTGGGTGAGCACACCCGAAGGGCCACGCCCGGGGGCGCTCTTCACGTTCGCGGCAGGCCGCAGTCCTTGGTGGAGAGAGGGGAGTCACGGGCACCGCTTCGGGGCGTCCGTCGCGACGCTCCACGATGCCATGGAGACCTTCGACACCCCGATCAAGCGGTTCCGACTGAATCTGGAGCACCTGATCGACACTCCGCTTGCGACGGTGCTCCCGCTCCTGAAGGACCGTCCCGAGGACGCGACTTACCTCGCGGCTCTGGGTGCACGGACACGGGCGCGGCTGGCTGAGCTGGCCTCGCAGGGCCTGTCGGAGGGAATCTGTCACGGTGACCTTCACGGCGGCAACGTGCACGTGGACGACGGCATGTGGACGCATTTCGATTTCGATTGCGGCGGTGTCGGCTGGCGCTCGTACGACATTGCCGTCTTCTGGTGGAGCATGAGCACGGGGAAGCAACCCGCAAACGTCTGGGACGACTTTCTCGACGGGTATGGTCAGGACCGGCTCACGCCCGCCGACCGTTCGGCACTCCCCTGGTTCGTGGTGGCGCGGACCCTGTGGCTGCTCGGCCTCCACGTGGGTCTGCGCCACCGGATCGGGTCGGTCTTCCTGTCCGGGGAGAGCTACTGGCACGAGGTCCTGACCTTCCTGCGGACCTGGGAAACGGAACAGCTGTGA